The DNA segment CCGCCGGTTGCACCCTCATTTCGAGCGGCAGTTGTCCCTCAACGGGGTGGAGGCGACCTTGGTTCAGGCACTGGGTTGTCCCATTTGGGACGGTCCCGTGCCGGAGGAAATCCGTGGCCAGCGTTTCACCGCGGTGGAGAATTCCCTGTCCGGGCGTGCCGCCGGCGCGGAGGGCGATGTCGTTCCCTGGCTCACCCTCCGGGAAGTCGCGGAACAGGCCGGTCTGCCGGAGCCCACCGCCATCATCGTCGATGTGGAGGGCGGGGAGCAGGTCTGGACGGAACACGCGCCGGGCCTTCCGCCGTCCGTCCGCACCGTGATCGTGGAGATCCACCCCCATCTGATCGGGGAGGAAAAATCCGGCGGCTGTGTCCAGGCGCTCGTGAACGAAGGGTTCCGGATCGCGGGGATCAGCGGGACGGTTTTTGGGATGGTTCGTTGAGCAGGCTGGAAAGCCGTGCGAGATGAGCCTGGGGCGAGAAGCGGGAAAGGACGCTCTCCCTGACCTCCGCGAATGCCTTGGCGGACGCCTCCGGCTGGCTCCATGCCCGCTGGATCGTTGAGACAAGGGCGGCCGGGGTCGGGTCCGCGCTGACGAAGGTGTCGCGGTGGGGGCCGTAGATATCGTCCACCCCTTCGCAGGGGTAGGAGAAGGCAGGTTTGCCGGCGGTTACGGCCTCGACCAGCGAGCGTGGGAGGCCTTCACGGAAGCTGGGCAGCAACAAGGTGCCGGCGCGTTCGAGGAGGGAGGCGACACCATCGAAATTTCCGATCATCGCGACCCGGTCTCCGAGGCGCGCTCCGGTGATGGCCTGTTCCATGACAGGTAGGTAGGCGGGATCAATGTCACCCGCAAGGAGCAGCCCGGCATCCGTCTCCCCGGCATCGATGAGGGAGCGGAGCACCTGCACCGCGGCCGCCTGGTTCTTCCGCGGGCTGAGCTTTCCGACAACGAGCAGCCAGCGGCGGACCTCCGGATAGGGTAGGAGGAGCTGGTCCAGTTTCCGGGTGTCCCCGGCATCCACCGCAGGGACGCTCACGGA comes from the Luteolibacter sp. SL250 genome and includes:
- a CDS encoding FkbM family methyltransferase produces the protein MSLRDLPTRIGIWPEIAFLDGVKVPIRGSALSPRMRRHLMRGGYERAERKLLGRLIRPGDRVIELGASLGIVTSLLAKKVAPGGKVAAMEPNRRLHPHFERQLSLNGVEATLVQALGCPIWDGPVPEEIRGQRFTAVENSLSGRAAGAEGDVVPWLTLREVAEQAGLPEPTAIIVDVEGGEQVWTEHAPGLPPSVRTVIVEIHPHLIGEEKSGGCVQALVNEGFRIAGISGTVFGMVR
- a CDS encoding glycosyltransferase family 4 protein, which gives rise to MQGHTMNVIFIQQSAGRGGSKNSLAESLAAISAEGSIRPRVICSETGPFTERCARIGVPLTIAPLPAWRKLFERIRFPSAMRSISRDLAPWRPDWIISNEMWWAPHASAIARHLGCRSAVILRDGIATVRKSLQYRLQEHDLILPVSSTIASALTSHPEFTSKVQVLFNSVSVPAVDAGDTRKLDQLLLPYPEVRRWLLVVGKLSPRKNQAAAVQVLRSLIDAGETDAGLLLAGDIDPAYLPVMEQAITGARLGDRVAMIGNFDGVASLLERAGTLLLPSFREGLPRSLVEAVTAGKPAFSYPCEGVDDIYGPHRDTFVSADPTPAALVSTIQRAWSQPEASAKAFAEVRESVLSRFSPQAHLARLSSLLNEPSQKPSR